From the genome of Rhizobacter sp. AJA081-3:
CGTCGAAGTCCGAGCTCGACAGCGGCCGCGCCACGCTGGCCCGTGCGCTGGCCGACGCGACCAGCGCGCGCGCCGGCGTCGCCGACGCGAAGGCGGCGCTGTCCACCGACCAGATCAACCTGTCGAAGGCCTCCATCGCGGCGCCCGCCGACGGCGTGGTGCTGACGCGCGCGGTCGACCCCGGCAACGCGGTGGCCGCCTCGCTGCAGGCGGTGACGCTGTTCACCGTCGCCGAGGACCTGGCCAAGCTGCGCCTGTGGGTCTACGTCGACGAGGCCGACGTCGGCTCGGTGAAGGTCGGGCAGGATGCCACCTTCACCGTCAGCGCCTACCTGAGCCGGCCCTTCCCGGCGCGCATCACGCGCGTGGGCTTCGGCTCGACGATCACCGACAACGTCGTCACCTACCTCACCTACCTCGACGTCGACAACGCCGACCTCAGCCTGCGCCCGGGCATGACGGCCACCGCCACCATCGTCGCGACCCAGCGCACCGACGTGCTGCTGGTGCCCAACACGGCGCTGCGCTTCACGCCGACCGCCGCGGGTGCCGCGGCGGCGCCGAAGAGCGGCGTGCTCTCCAGCCTGACGCCGCGCATGCCGGGCAACCGCACGCGCCGCACGGCCGCCGAAGGCGCCAGCACCGCCACCGCCAAGCGCGTGTGGGTGCTGCGCGACGGCGCGCCGGTGGCGGTATCGGTGACGCCGGGCATCAGCGACGGGCGCATGACCGAGATCACCGGCGGCGAGCTGCAAGTCGGCATGCTGGTGATCACCGACCAGAAGACGGCCGCCGCGAAATGAGCGCCCCGCTGATCCAGCTGCGCGGCATCACCAAGCGCTACGGCAGCGGCGTGGCCGAGCTGATGGCCCTCAAGGGCATCGACCTGGACATCCAGGCCGGCGAATTCGTCGCCATCATGGGGCCCAGCGGCTCGGGCAAGTCCACCGCGATGAACATCCTCGGCTGCCTGGACACGCCCACCGCCGGACAGTACCTGTTCAAGGGCGCGCACGTCGAAGCGCTGGCGCGCGACCAGCGCGCTCGGCTGCGCCGGCGCTACCTCGGCTTCGTGTTCCAGGGTTTCAACCTGCTCGCGCGCACCTCGGCTCAGGAGAACGTCGAGCTGCCGCTGCTCTACCGCGGC
Proteins encoded in this window:
- a CDS encoding efflux RND transporter periplasmic adaptor subunit, with product MNTPLPPDALKPTAPPATPAPSGRPATEAAEADLSTLLAEPDHVAWYRRPLVWALAAALLLAGGGFWWWWSNRAANAAPSYSTQPAARGNLTLTVTANGTIQPTRTINIGSELSGTVLKVNVDVNDRIKKGQVLVVLDTAKLGDQILRSKAALAAATAKVEQTGATIQEARATLGRLEEVSRLSGGKVPSKSELDSGRATLARALADATSARAGVADAKAALSTDQINLSKASIAAPADGVVLTRAVDPGNAVAASLQAVTLFTVAEDLAKLRLWVYVDEADVGSVKVGQDATFTVSAYLSRPFPARITRVGFGSTITDNVVTYLTYLDVDNADLSLRPGMTATATIVATQRTDVLLVPNTALRFTPTAAGAAAAPKSGVLSSLTPRMPGNRTRRTAAEGASTATAKRVWVLRDGAPVAVSVTPGISDGRMTEITGGELQVGMLVITDQKTAAAK